Proteins encoded within one genomic window of Haematobia irritans isolate KBUSLIRL chromosome 5, ASM5000362v1, whole genome shotgun sequence:
- the Gar1 gene encoding gar1 ribonucleoprotein, protein MGFGGGGGGRGRGGGGGFGRGGGGGGRGGGGGFGRGGGGGRGGGGGRGGFGGRDRNNFNQGPPDRVIPLGHFAYKCEDDLVCKVEIDDIPYFNAPIFLENKEQIGKIDEIFGTVKDYSVSVKLSENMNASSFKPQQKLFIDPSKLLPIARFLPKPPQPKGAKKKGPAGGVGGGRGGGGGRGGFGGRGGGGGGRGGGFGRGGGGGGRGGGGGFGRGGGGGGFGRGGGGGGRGGGGGRGRW, encoded by the coding sequence ATGGGCTTCGGTGGCGGTGGAGGAGGACGTGGTCGTGGAGGTGGAGGTGGATTTGGTCGTGGTGGCGGAGGTGGTGGTAGAGGAGGCGGCGGTGGTTTTGGTCGTGGAGGTGGTGGTGGACGTGGCGGTGGAGGAGGTCGTGGCGGTTTTGGTGGTCGCGATCGCAATAACTTCAATCAAGGACCCCCAGATCGTGTTATACCTCTTGGCCATTTTGCCTACAAATGTGAGGACGATTTGGTGTGTAAAGTGGAAATTGATGATATTCCTTACTTCAATGCGCCAATCTTTCTGGAGAACAAAGAACAAATTGGcaaaattgatgaaatttttggtACAGTCAAAGACTACTCGGTGTCAGTGAAACTCTCGGAGAATATGAATGCCAGCAGTTTTAAACCACAACAGAAACTTTTCATTGATCCCTCAAAGTTGTTACCAATTGCAAGATTTCTACCCAAACCACCTCAACCTAAAGGAGCTAAAAAGAAGGGCCCTGCCGGTGGTGTTGGAGGAGGTAGAGGAGGTGGTGGTGGCCGTGGAGGATTTGGCGGtcgtggtggtggtggcggcgGCCGCGGTGGTGGCTTTGGTCGTGGAGGAGGCGGCGGCGGAcgtggtggtggtggcggttTTGGTCGAGGAGGTGGTGGCGGTGGATTTGGCCGTGGAGGTGGTGGCGGTGGACGTGGTGGAGGAGGCGGTCGTGGTCGCTGGTAA
- the LOC142241495 gene encoding retinol dehydrogenase 13-like — translation MEGLFKFLKSRPVFWTSVAGTTVGVACFVKDLMQGGKFTKPTKADGKVVIVTGSNTGIGKETVRELAKRGATVYMACRDMKKCEEAREEIVLESRNKYVYCRECDLSSLDSIRQFVEKFKSEQKRLDILINNAGVMRCPRSLTKEGFELQLGVNHMGHFLLTNLLLDVLKKSAPSRIVVVSSMAHTRGEINVGDLNSEKSYDEGKAYNQSKLANILFTRELAKRLEGTGVTVNALHPGVVDTELFRHMGFFNSFFASLIFKPLSWPFLKSPINGAQTTLYAALDEDLQTVSGQYFSDCDFKDVAPQAKNETLGKWLWAVSEKWTKLTQ, via the exons ATGGAAGGATTGTTTAAATTTCTCAAAAGTCGTCCAGTATTTTGGACAAGTGTTGCCGGTACAACTGTGGGAGTGGCTTGTTTTGTTAA AGATTTAATGCAAGGTGGTAAATTTACGAAACCCACTAAAGCCGATGGAAAAGTTGTTATTGTTACTGGATCCAATACAGGTATTGGAAAAGAGACAGTACGAGAATTAGCAAAAAGAGGTGCCACAGTGTATATGGCCTGCAGAGATATGAAAAAATGTGAAGAG gcaAGAGAAGAAATTGTTTTGGAATCTCGTAATAAGTATGTCTATTGCAGAGAATGTGATTTGTCTTCATTAGATTCAATAAGACAATTTGTGGAAAA ATTCAAATCAGAACAGAAACGTttagatattttaataaataatgccGGTGTTATGCGTTGTCCTCGTTCTTTGACTAAGGAAGGCTTTGAATTGCAATTGGGTGTTAATCATATGGGTCACTTTCTATTAACGAATCTTTTATTAGATGTACTTAAG AAATCTGCTCCAAGTCGTATTGTTGTTGTCTCCAGCATGGCCCATACAAGGGGTGAAATAAATGTTGGTGATTTGAATAGTGAAAAATCCTATGATGAAGGCAAGGCTTATAATCAAAGTAAATtggcaaatattttattcacaCGAGAGCTGGCCAAAAGGCTTGAAG GTACTGGTGTCACCGTAAATGCCCTCCATCCAGGTGTTGTGGATACTGAACTTTTCCGTCACATGGGTTTCTTTAACTCCTTTTTCGCTAGTCTTATATTTAAGCCGCTTTCATGGCCTTTCCTAAAGTCACCAATAAATGGAGCTCAAACTACACTTTATGCTGCCCTCGATGAAGACTTGCAGACAGTAAGTGGTCAATATTTTAGCGATTGTGATTTTAAGGATGTTGCACCTCAAGCAAAGAACGAAACTTTAGGTAAATGGCTATGGGCCGTAAGTGAGAAATGGACTAAATTAACACAATAG